Proteins encoded within one genomic window of Mya arenaria isolate MELC-2E11 chromosome 13, ASM2691426v1:
- the LOC128213843 gene encoding uncharacterized protein LOC128213843 has product MYEMFSSGPANTSGNGVGKGSGIGAGMGGGVGSGIVGGMGTGMGGGMGSGMGGGIGAGRRDGMDARMDGGVGARIVGGIGAELGGGIGKVMGGGFGSGMGFGMGAEMGGDMRAGIVGGMGKGIGGGMGAGMGGGMGEGMGGGKGGGMGAGREGSLGAGMGAGMGGGMGTGMGGGLGTGMGASMGAGMGGGMEAGMGSGMGTGMGGGMGTEMGAGMESGIGTEMGGSIEAGIRDGMEVGISGGVGARLGGGIGAGIRTGFRAGMSSVMRAEMGGIMGGGIPIGNGMSMGRAGGIAAGGIGAGMTTADLALDGLGVGMTSGGKTIGGLSVMTKMPISIGTTRKGLHSGHAAGRHGGFGSLFACRFMHVRPKFCSGPKLVEEKDEENEEKN; this is encoded by the coding sequence atgtatgAAATGTTCTCAAGCGGTCCGGCGAATACCAGTGGTAATGGTGTGGGGAAAGGCAGCGGTATAGGAGCTGGAATGGGAGGTGGTGTGGGATCGGGAATTGTTGGCGGTATGGGAACAGGAATGGGAGGTGGTATGGGATCGGGAATGGGCGGCGGTATTGGAGCGGGAAGGAGAGATGGTATGGACGCGAGAATGGATGGCGGTGTCGGAGCGAGAATTGTTGGCGGCATAGGAGCGGAACTGGGCGGTGGAATAGGAAAAGTAATGGGAGGTGGTTTTGGATCGGGAATGGGCTTCGGTATGGGAGCGGAAATGGGCGGCGATATGAGAGCGGGAATTGTTGGCGGTATGGGAAAAGGAATAGGAGGTGGTATGGGAGCGGGAATGGGCGGCGGTATGGGAGAGGGAATGGGCGGCGGTAAGGGCGGCGGTATGGGAGCGGGAAGGGAAGGAAGTTTGGGAGCTGGTATGGGGGCGGGAATGGGCGGCGGTATGGGAACAGGAATGGGAGGTGGTTTGGGAACGGGAATGGGCGCCAGTATGGGAGCGGGAATGGGCGGCGGTATGGAAGCGGGAATGGGCAGCGGTATGGGAACAGGAATGGGCGGCGGTATGGGAACAGAAATGGGAGCGGGAATGGAATCTGGTATTGGAACGGAAATGGGCGGCAGTATTGAAGCGGGAATAAGAGATGGTATGGAAGTGGGAATTAGTGGCGGTGTCGGAGCGAGATTGGGCGGCGGCATAGGGGCTGGAATACGGACTGGTTTTAGGGCAGGAATGTCCAGCGTTATGAGAGCGGAAATGGGCGGTATCATGGGAGGCGGTATACCAATTGGAAACGGGATGAGCATGGGACGAGCGGGTGGTATTGCGGCGGGCGGCATTGGAGCAGGTATGACCACAGCCGATTTGGCATTGGATGGATTAGGCGTCGGTATGACTAGTGGCGGAAAGACCATTGGTGGTTTAAGCGTCATGACTAAAATGCCCATTTCGATTGGCACAACTCGCAAAGGACTTCACAGTGGACATGCTGCTGGAAGACATGGTGGATTTGGCTCCCTGTTTGCTTGTCGATTCATGCACGTCAGGCCAAAGTTCTGCTCCGGGCCAAAATTAGTTGAAGAAAAAGATGAAGAAAACGAAGAAAAAAATTAA